A single window of Archangium gephyra DNA harbors:
- a CDS encoding tyrosine recombinase XerC, producing the protein MSTAELSPLLEKFRSHLDDEKGASPHTVRNYMIDLVDFERYLVERMKLTLLSASHAAIRGYLGTLAVDHAASSRSRRLASIKSFYKYLVRQKLLPGSPAKLVKSPKLPKSLPKVLPVDELFAILDMPSQKTVLGLRDRAILEILYGGGLRISELCGLNLLDVDRSGRIIRVMGKGSKERLCPVNAQAIRALEAYLARRDELLAVPREGQDAEAVFLNYRGGRLTPRSIGRHLDTYVVQCALQRKVSPHALRHSFATHLLGGGADIRSIQELLGHASLSTTQRYTHVSWEQLQQVYDAAHPRA; encoded by the coding sequence ATGAGCACCGCCGAGCTGTCGCCGCTGCTGGAGAAGTTCCGCTCCCACCTCGATGACGAGAAGGGCGCGAGTCCGCACACCGTGCGCAACTACATGATCGACCTGGTGGACTTCGAGCGCTACCTGGTCGAGCGGATGAAGCTGACGCTGCTGTCGGCCTCGCACGCGGCCATCCGTGGGTACCTGGGGACGCTGGCGGTGGACCATGCGGCGTCGAGCCGCTCGAGGCGCTTGGCGAGCATCAAGAGCTTCTACAAGTACCTGGTGCGGCAGAAGCTGCTGCCGGGCAGCCCGGCGAAGCTGGTGAAGAGCCCGAAGCTGCCCAAGAGCCTGCCCAAGGTGCTGCCGGTGGACGAGCTGTTCGCGATCCTCGACATGCCGTCGCAGAAGACGGTGCTGGGGCTGCGGGACAGGGCGATTCTCGAGATTCTCTATGGCGGAGGCCTGCGCATCAGCGAGCTGTGCGGGCTGAACCTGCTGGACGTGGACCGGAGCGGGCGGATCATCCGGGTGATGGGCAAGGGCAGCAAGGAGCGGCTGTGCCCGGTGAACGCACAGGCGATCCGGGCGCTGGAGGCGTACCTGGCGCGCCGGGACGAGCTGCTCGCGGTGCCGCGCGAGGGGCAGGACGCGGAGGCGGTGTTCCTCAACTACCGGGGAGGCCGGCTGACGCCGCGGAGCATCGGGAGACACCTGGACACGTACGTGGTGCAGTGCGCGCTGCAGCGCAAGGTGAGCCCGCACGCGTTGCGCCACTCGTTCGCGACACACCTGCTCGGGGGCGGAGCGGACATCCGGAGCATCCAGGAACTGCTGGGTCACGCGAGCCTGTCCACCACGCAGCGGTATACGCACGTGAGCTGGGAGCAGCTCCAGCAGGTCTACGACGCCGCGCACCCGAGAGCCTGA
- a CDS encoding gliding motility protein has product MNRRSVMAGVLLALALVGCKRGEDKGGGGGQGKARSGAAVGGMGVMLAEGPAEDLRVTEDGQFATYLTKTRKPTVEGIPPQMRLGTLYVVPVTGGSPRMLGDGVTNVPGGMLFTPDSKHVLYLTGYNLANQSGALHVLALSEPSAEPRKLGDSVAYFLPSPDGTKLAFVDGGVLKLGPLPSGPFRQVGGEVSTAEFSPDGKTLFFKRRLAAAGGLLAVPVEETAGKQTEPRKLADQVGDYVLSPDSKRVAYQVRNPALSGMYDLYLAEVPELTGRKVATGTTAFAFSPDAKWLARNDGGKPEVPGDLYVGPASGEPGRKVGERVKELAFSPDSQALGFLAKYDLPAGAGLMGVVALPDGEPKLVGSRVPNFTWGKDGKYVAFLSRFLKPIYSVDLMLYQVGAEKAEKAHPGVFGYGFAPGALVFRAGCIREGRACDFKALPLPKEAQAQPQTWLQGIYSYKLSDDGNRILATSARMDSDTFDVAVYDVKTQARKTLDQGAQLPAYFAGQNDSLAVYVLKGANAGVYVAPAQP; this is encoded by the coding sequence ATGAACCGACGAAGCGTGATGGCGGGAGTGCTGCTGGCGCTCGCGCTGGTGGGGTGCAAGCGCGGCGAGGACAAGGGGGGCGGAGGAGGGCAGGGGAAGGCCCGCTCCGGAGCGGCCGTGGGCGGGATGGGCGTGATGCTGGCCGAGGGCCCGGCGGAGGACCTGCGCGTCACGGAGGATGGGCAGTTCGCCACGTACCTGACGAAGACACGCAAGCCGACGGTGGAGGGGATTCCTCCGCAGATGCGGCTGGGCACGCTGTACGTGGTGCCGGTGACGGGCGGCTCGCCGCGCATGCTGGGGGATGGGGTGACCAACGTGCCCGGGGGGATGCTCTTCACCCCCGACTCGAAGCACGTGCTGTACCTCACCGGGTACAACCTGGCGAACCAGTCCGGCGCGCTGCACGTGCTGGCGCTGAGCGAGCCGAGCGCCGAGCCCCGCAAGCTGGGGGACTCGGTGGCGTACTTCCTGCCGAGCCCGGATGGGACGAAGCTGGCCTTCGTGGACGGCGGGGTGCTGAAGCTGGGGCCACTGCCCTCGGGGCCCTTCCGCCAGGTGGGCGGCGAGGTGTCCACGGCGGAGTTCTCCCCGGACGGCAAGACGCTGTTCTTCAAGCGGCGGCTGGCGGCGGCCGGCGGGCTGCTGGCGGTGCCGGTGGAGGAGACCGCGGGCAAGCAGACCGAGCCGCGCAAGCTGGCGGACCAGGTGGGCGACTACGTGCTGTCGCCGGACTCCAAGCGCGTGGCGTACCAGGTGCGCAACCCCGCGCTCTCGGGAATGTATGACCTGTACCTGGCGGAGGTGCCGGAGCTGACGGGCCGGAAGGTGGCCACGGGCACGACGGCGTTCGCCTTCTCGCCGGACGCGAAGTGGCTGGCGCGCAACGATGGGGGCAAGCCGGAGGTGCCGGGGGACCTGTACGTGGGTCCGGCCTCGGGCGAGCCGGGGCGGAAGGTGGGCGAGCGCGTGAAGGAGCTGGCCTTCTCGCCGGACTCGCAGGCGCTGGGCTTCCTGGCGAAGTACGACCTGCCGGCGGGGGCGGGGCTGATGGGCGTGGTGGCGCTGCCGGACGGTGAGCCGAAGCTGGTGGGCAGCCGCGTGCCCAACTTCACGTGGGGCAAGGACGGCAAGTACGTGGCCTTCCTCTCGCGCTTCCTCAAGCCCATCTACTCGGTGGACCTGATGCTGTACCAGGTGGGCGCGGAGAAGGCGGAGAAGGCGCACCCGGGCGTGTTCGGCTACGGCTTCGCTCCTGGGGCGCTGGTGTTCCGCGCCGGCTGCATCCGCGAGGGACGTGCGTGCGACTTCAAGGCGCTGCCGCTGCCCAAGGAGGCACAGGCCCAGCCGCAGACGTGGCTGCAGGGCATCTACAGCTACAAGCTGTCCGACGACGGCAACCGGATTCTCGCGACGTCGGCGCGGATGGACTCGGACACGTTCGACGTGGCCGTGTACGACGTGAAGACGCAGGCGCGGAAGACGCTGGACCAGGGGGCGCAGCTGCCGGCGTACTTCGCGGGGCAGAACGACTCGCTGGCGGTGTACGTGCTGAAGGGCGCGAACGCCGGGGTGTACGTGGCGCCGGCCCAGCCGTGA
- the trmFO gene encoding methylenetetrahydrofolate--tRNA-(uracil(54)-C(5))-methyltransferase (FADH(2)-oxidizing) TrmFO: MKLQRVTVIGGGLAGSECAWQLARRGVPVTLREMKPQRRSPAHKSDQFAELVCSNSLRSDNPESAIGLLHAELRTLSSVILGCADTHRVPAGDALAVEREAFSAAVTRSVREAPGVEVVPGEVDLLPDGVVVVATGPLTSDALTKDLERYVGEKLYFYDSIAPIVAGDSIDMNIAFRASRYGKGGGDDYINLPMNKEEYYRFIAEVKAGQKLQPHSFEEPKYFEGCLPIEVMADRGDDTLAYGPMKPVGLKDPRTGEEPYAVVQLRMEDKAGTSWNMVGFQTRLTWGEQKRIFTTCVPGLANAEFLRMGQIHRNTFIDSPRLLGRDLSLKAEPRLFFAGQITGVEGYVESAACGYLTALAVYARLTGGEFVPPPATTALGSLYRHVTGEAHPPDYDYQPSNVIFGLFPPLPGRVKKADKRARYAERARADMATWLPSVPPAQEHQGTA, translated from the coding sequence GTGAAGCTTCAACGGGTGACGGTGATTGGCGGCGGACTGGCGGGCAGCGAGTGCGCCTGGCAGCTGGCGCGGCGCGGGGTGCCGGTGACGTTGCGGGAGATGAAGCCGCAGCGGCGTTCACCGGCGCACAAGTCGGACCAGTTCGCGGAGCTGGTGTGCTCCAACTCGTTGCGCTCGGACAACCCGGAGAGCGCCATCGGCCTGCTGCACGCGGAGCTGCGGACGCTCTCGTCGGTGATCCTGGGGTGCGCGGACACGCACCGGGTGCCGGCGGGAGACGCGCTGGCGGTGGAGCGCGAGGCCTTCTCGGCGGCGGTGACGCGCTCGGTGCGCGAGGCTCCGGGCGTGGAGGTGGTGCCGGGCGAGGTGGACCTGCTGCCCGACGGCGTGGTGGTGGTGGCCACCGGGCCGCTCACCTCGGACGCGCTGACGAAGGACCTGGAGCGCTACGTGGGAGAGAAGCTCTACTTCTACGACTCCATCGCCCCCATCGTGGCGGGGGACTCCATCGACATGAACATCGCCTTCCGCGCCAGCCGCTACGGCAAGGGCGGAGGGGACGACTACATCAACCTGCCGATGAACAAGGAGGAGTACTACCGGTTCATCGCCGAGGTGAAGGCGGGCCAGAAGCTGCAGCCGCACAGTTTCGAGGAACCCAAATACTTCGAAGGCTGTCTGCCCATCGAGGTGATGGCCGATCGAGGCGATGACACGCTGGCCTACGGGCCGATGAAGCCGGTGGGGCTGAAGGATCCGCGCACGGGCGAGGAGCCGTACGCGGTGGTGCAGCTGCGCATGGAGGACAAGGCGGGCACGTCGTGGAACATGGTGGGCTTCCAGACGCGCCTGACGTGGGGCGAGCAGAAGCGCATCTTCACCACGTGCGTGCCGGGCCTGGCCAACGCCGAGTTCCTGCGGATGGGGCAGATCCACCGCAACACCTTCATCGACTCGCCGAGGCTGCTGGGCAGGGACTTGTCGCTGAAGGCGGAGCCGCGGCTGTTCTTCGCGGGACAGATCACCGGCGTGGAGGGGTACGTGGAGTCGGCGGCGTGCGGGTACCTGACGGCGCTGGCGGTGTATGCGCGGCTGACGGGGGGCGAGTTCGTCCCGCCGCCGGCCACGACGGCGCTGGGCTCGCTCTACCGTCACGTGACGGGCGAGGCGCACCCGCCGGACTATGACTACCAGCCCTCGAACGTCATCTTCGGGCTGTTCCCGCCGCTGCCGGGGCGGGTGAAGAAGGCGGACAAGCGGGCGCGTTACGCGGAGCGGGCACGGGCGGACATGGCCACGTGGCTGCCGAGCGTACCGCCGGCACAGGAGCACCAGGGGACCGCATGA
- a CDS encoding TraR/DksA family transcriptional regulator — protein sequence MNRTTDLLKIRELLQRRRRDILLASQGAQRELTSLKDQERDPEYEENAQAELADYTLSSLMEAQRREVMLIDAALRRMDTGVFGTCVDCGYDIPTERLEALPFAIRCEEDATRHELEVRGGHQATPTI from the coding sequence ATGAACCGAACCACCGACCTCTTGAAGATCCGCGAGCTCCTCCAACGGCGCCGCCGGGACATCCTATTGGCGAGCCAGGGGGCTCAGCGCGAGCTCACGTCGTTGAAGGACCAGGAGCGGGATCCCGAGTACGAGGAGAACGCCCAGGCGGAGCTGGCGGACTACACCCTCTCCAGCCTGATGGAGGCGCAGCGGCGCGAGGTGATGCTCATTGATGCCGCGCTGCGTCGCATGGACACCGGTGTCTTCGGCACCTGCGTGGACTGCGGCTACGACATCCCCACCGAGCGGCTGGAGGCCCTGCCCTTCGCCATCCGCTGCGAGGAGGACGCCACCCGGCACGAGCTGGAGGTCCGCGGCGGCCACCAGGCCACGCCGACCATCTAG
- a CDS encoding ExbD/TolR family protein — translation MAATGETAQREPVEEERLQRLRYRKALARKKRKEREAAGEIKELNITAMMDMMTILLVFLLKSFASSSAAMTASEDVRPPVSSTRATPKDTVVVTVTPKNILVGEKEVLRLSKGQIPPEALQGRVVVALDAQLKKEVEKLKYIAERNPAAPFSRELSIIADKAIPYDMLLTVLYTAGQNELENYRFVVLQDEGKPQ, via the coding sequence ATGGCGGCCACCGGCGAGACGGCCCAGCGGGAGCCCGTGGAGGAAGAGCGGCTGCAGCGGCTGCGCTACCGCAAGGCCCTGGCGCGCAAGAAGCGCAAGGAGCGCGAGGCGGCCGGGGAGATCAAGGAGCTGAACATCACCGCGATGATGGACATGATGACCATCCTCCTGGTGTTCCTCCTGAAGTCCTTCGCCTCGTCCTCGGCGGCGATGACGGCCAGCGAGGACGTGCGCCCGCCGGTGTCCTCCACGCGCGCCACGCCCAAGGACACCGTCGTCGTCACCGTCACCCCCAAGAACATCCTCGTGGGGGAGAAGGAAGTGCTGCGGCTGTCCAAGGGGCAGATTCCTCCCGAGGCGCTCCAGGGCCGGGTGGTGGTGGCGCTGGATGCGCAGCTCAAGAAGGAAGTGGAGAAGCTGAAGTACATCGCCGAGCGCAACCCGGCGGCTCCCTTCAGCCGGGAGCTGTCCATCATCGCGGACAAGGCGATTCCCTACGACATGCTGCTCACGGTGCTCTACACCGCCGGGCAGAACGAGCTGGAGAACTACCGCTTCGTCGTCCTCCAGGACGAGGGCAAGCCGCAGTAG
- a CDS encoding ExbD/TolR family protein: MAFYYSRRKLKPREEEESGELNIIPYLDILMNLILFMLLSINGLAAFGIVNVSAPGYGGPSTSVAPQENPEQPRLVLSVLISKKGHFINSENAILGQDGAPTVPLGTDGAYDYASLNAQMVKIKSAFPTETKVIVAADPEIPYDTLIQTMDAIRETREKPHRELFPDVTLGAL; encoded by the coding sequence ATGGCGTTCTACTACTCCAGGCGGAAGCTCAAGCCGCGTGAGGAAGAGGAGTCGGGGGAGCTCAACATCATCCCCTACCTCGACATCCTCATGAACCTCATCCTGTTCATGCTGCTGTCCATCAACGGGCTGGCGGCCTTCGGCATCGTCAACGTGAGCGCGCCGGGCTACGGCGGCCCCAGCACCTCGGTGGCCCCGCAGGAGAACCCGGAGCAGCCGCGCCTGGTGCTCAGCGTGCTCATCAGCAAGAAGGGGCACTTCATCAACAGCGAGAACGCCATCCTCGGCCAGGACGGCGCTCCCACCGTGCCGCTCGGGACGGATGGCGCCTACGACTACGCGTCCCTCAACGCGCAGATGGTGAAGATCAAGAGCGCCTTCCCCACCGAGACCAAGGTCATCGTCGCCGCGGATCCGGAGATTCCGTACGACACGCTCATCCAGACCATGGACGCCATCCGCGAGACGCGTGAGAAGCCGCACCGCGAGCTCTTCCCGGACGTCACCCTGGGAGCCCTCTAG
- a CDS encoding MotA/TolQ/ExbB proton channel family protein, which translates to MIPMMSELLDVVLTQVPAAAEAVKAAPAKLGVVDSTIKFFKDGGPFMFVNLFWLAAALAVALERIVTLMFRYNLNAPPFMEQVTKLVMTGNVDRAVKLCAAAPHSPLAKVIRAGLTRANRGEIEVAKAVEEALVENSPHVGARIPWLWSLANIATLVGLVGTIFGLIGTFQALGNVPAEQKQALLSDGISKAMNNTAFALSIAVLCIIFHLFLTSYAKSMVETMELQALKLENLLARKAAGDTQIDEARAA; encoded by the coding sequence ATGATTCCGATGATGAGCGAGCTGCTGGACGTGGTTCTCACCCAGGTCCCGGCCGCGGCGGAGGCCGTGAAGGCGGCGCCGGCCAAGCTCGGCGTCGTGGACTCCACCATCAAGTTCTTCAAGGACGGTGGTCCCTTCATGTTCGTCAATCTGTTCTGGCTGGCCGCCGCGCTCGCGGTGGCCCTGGAGCGGATTGTCACGCTGATGTTCCGCTACAACCTCAACGCGCCGCCCTTCATGGAGCAGGTGACGAAGCTGGTGATGACCGGCAACGTGGACCGCGCCGTGAAGCTGTGCGCCGCCGCTCCCCACTCGCCCCTGGCCAAGGTCATCCGCGCCGGCCTCACCCGCGCCAACCGCGGGGAGATCGAAGTCGCCAAGGCCGTGGAGGAGGCGCTGGTGGAGAACAGCCCCCACGTGGGCGCTCGCATCCCCTGGCTGTGGTCCCTGGCCAACATCGCCACCCTGGTGGGACTCGTCGGCACCATCTTCGGTCTGATCGGTACCTTCCAGGCGCTCGGCAACGTGCCCGCCGAGCAGAAGCAGGCGCTGCTGTCGGACGGTATCTCCAAGGCGATGAACAACACGGCCTTCGCGCTCTCCATCGCGGTGCTGTGCATCATCTTCCACCTGTTCCTCACCTCGTACGCCAAGAGCATGGTGGAGACGATGGAGCTCCAGGCCCTCAAGCTGGAGAACCTGCTGGCGCGCAAGGCCGCCGGCGACACGCAGATCGACGAGGCCCGGGCCGCCTGA
- the topA gene encoding type I DNA topoisomerase, which yields MATRTKKTATAGELEVEETAAPKKAAKKPAARKKTAAKKKTAAKKKTAAKKVSARRKGADGELPTVEADAEDGEATESPKRGKGPHYLVVVESPAKAKTIKKYLGSGYTVKASVGHILDLPKSKMGVDIEHDFEPQYEVIKGKEKVLNELKKAAQGVDKVFLATDPDREGEAIAWHIHKQLGHNDAYRVMFNEITKSAIQEAIAHPRQLSQENYDSQQTRRILDRLVGYQISPLLWKKVRRGLSAGRVQSVAVRLICEREDAIKAFVPQEYWTLDALVQGPSGPPTFKAKLSRVDGKKVELKDKATTDALVADVQNATFVVSKVDKRERRRNAPAPFITSKLQQEAANRLHFTAKKTMALAQRLYEGVMLGEEGQTALITYMRTDSTRLSDQAVAGVRDFIGATWGKDYLPEAPVVYRTKKGAQDAHEAIRPTSLEYPPSKVKAQFDAMNDDMAADMFRLYELIWNRFVACQMMPAVYDQTSADITAGRATFRASGSTLKFPGYLAVYGASLTPEEEAAQEKARAAGEDSDDDGVGELPVLDEGLTLNLQKLLNEQHFTQPPPRFSEATLVKELEEQGIGRPSTYAAILSTIQDKKYVEKIEGRFRPTDLGVICNELLVKHFPHELDVAFTASMEEKLDQISEGGANWKAVLQDFYAPFKETLEKAEAEMRDVKREEIKTDVACEKCGNVMVIKWGKMGHFLACSNYPECKNTKDFKRDAEGKIVIIEEETTDEKCENCGKNMVVKRGRFGKFLACSGYPECKTSKPISIGVNCPDCKQGYLTERRSRFGKIFFGCNRYPDCKFAAWDRPLPEACPSCQAPYLVQKYSKRDGPFIACPNKECDYRRQIVEPEAAAAAAATAAAATPAPAGPDASSAA from the coding sequence ATGGCGACGCGCACGAAGAAGACGGCAACGGCGGGCGAGCTGGAGGTCGAGGAGACGGCGGCCCCCAAGAAGGCAGCCAAGAAGCCGGCGGCGCGCAAGAAGACGGCCGCCAAGAAGAAGACGGCGGCCAAGAAGAAGACCGCCGCCAAGAAGGTCTCCGCGCGCCGCAAGGGCGCTGACGGGGAGCTGCCCACCGTCGAGGCCGACGCCGAGGACGGCGAGGCCACGGAATCCCCCAAGCGGGGCAAGGGTCCGCACTACCTGGTGGTGGTCGAGTCCCCCGCCAAGGCCAAGACGATCAAGAAGTACCTGGGCTCCGGCTACACGGTGAAGGCCTCGGTGGGCCACATCCTCGACCTGCCCAAGAGCAAGATGGGCGTGGACATCGAGCACGACTTCGAGCCCCAGTACGAGGTCATCAAGGGCAAGGAGAAGGTCCTCAACGAGCTGAAGAAGGCCGCGCAGGGCGTGGACAAGGTCTTCCTCGCCACGGACCCCGACCGCGAGGGCGAGGCCATCGCCTGGCACATCCACAAGCAGCTCGGCCACAACGATGCCTACCGGGTGATGTTCAACGAGATCACCAAGTCGGCCATCCAGGAGGCCATCGCGCATCCGCGCCAGCTCAGCCAGGAGAACTACGACTCCCAGCAGACGCGCCGGATTCTCGACCGGCTGGTGGGCTATCAGATCTCCCCGCTGCTCTGGAAGAAGGTGCGCCGGGGCCTGTCCGCCGGCCGCGTGCAGTCCGTCGCCGTGCGCCTCATCTGCGAGCGCGAGGACGCCATCAAGGCCTTCGTCCCGCAGGAGTACTGGACGCTGGACGCGCTCGTCCAGGGGCCCTCGGGACCGCCGACCTTCAAGGCCAAGCTGTCGCGGGTGGACGGCAAGAAGGTGGAGCTCAAGGACAAGGCCACCACCGACGCGCTGGTGGCGGACGTCCAGAACGCCACCTTCGTGGTGTCCAAGGTGGACAAGCGCGAGCGGCGCCGCAACGCGCCCGCTCCGTTCATCACCTCCAAGCTGCAGCAGGAGGCGGCCAACCGGCTGCACTTCACCGCCAAGAAGACGATGGCGCTCGCCCAGCGGCTCTATGAAGGCGTGATGCTCGGGGAGGAGGGCCAGACGGCGCTCATCACGTACATGCGTACGGACTCCACCCGTCTGTCGGATCAGGCGGTGGCGGGCGTGCGCGACTTCATCGGTGCCACCTGGGGCAAGGACTACCTGCCCGAGGCGCCGGTGGTGTACCGCACCAAGAAGGGTGCCCAGGACGCCCACGAGGCCATCCGTCCCACGTCGCTCGAGTACCCGCCCTCGAAGGTGAAGGCTCAGTTCGACGCGATGAACGACGACATGGCCGCGGACATGTTCCGCCTCTACGAGCTCATCTGGAACCGCTTCGTGGCGTGCCAGATGATGCCGGCCGTGTACGACCAGACGAGCGCGGACATCACCGCGGGCCGGGCCACCTTCCGGGCCTCGGGCTCCACGCTGAAGTTCCCGGGCTACCTGGCCGTCTACGGCGCCAGCCTCACCCCCGAGGAGGAGGCCGCCCAGGAGAAGGCGCGCGCCGCCGGCGAGGACTCCGACGACGACGGCGTGGGCGAGCTGCCCGTGCTCGACGAGGGCCTCACCCTCAACCTGCAGAAGCTGCTCAACGAGCAGCACTTCACCCAGCCGCCCCCGCGCTTCTCCGAGGCCACCCTCGTCAAGGAGCTCGAGGAGCAGGGCATCGGCCGTCCGTCCACGTACGCCGCCATCCTCTCCACCATCCAGGACAAGAAGTACGTGGAGAAGATCGAAGGGCGCTTCCGTCCCACGGACCTGGGCGTCATCTGCAACGAGCTGCTCGTCAAGCACTTCCCCCACGAGCTGGACGTCGCCTTCACCGCCAGCATGGAGGAGAAGCTGGATCAGATCTCCGAGGGCGGCGCCAACTGGAAGGCCGTCCTGCAGGACTTCTACGCGCCCTTCAAGGAGACGCTCGAGAAGGCCGAAGCGGAGATGCGCGACGTCAAGCGCGAGGAGATCAAGACCGACGTGGCGTGCGAGAAGTGCGGCAACGTCATGGTGATCAAGTGGGGGAAGATGGGCCACTTCCTCGCGTGCTCGAACTACCCCGAGTGCAAGAACACCAAGGACTTCAAGCGCGACGCCGAGGGGAAGATCGTCATCATCGAAGAGGAGACGACGGACGAGAAGTGCGAGAACTGCGGCAAGAACATGGTGGTGAAGCGGGGCCGCTTCGGGAAGTTCCTCGCGTGCTCGGGCTACCCCGAGTGCAAGACGTCCAAGCCCATCTCCATCGGGGTGAACTGCCCGGACTGCAAGCAGGGCTACCTCACCGAGCGCCGCAGCCGCTTCGGGAAGATCTTCTTCGGCTGCAACCGCTACCCGGACTGCAAGTTCGCCGCCTGGGACAGGCCGCTGCCGGAGGCGTGCCCCAGCTGCCAGGCGCCCTACCTGGTGCAGAAGTACTCCAAGCGGGACGGCCCCTTCATCGCCTGCCCCAACAAGGAGTGCGACTACCGCCGGCAGATCGTCGAGCCGGAGGCCGCCGCCGCTGCCGCCGCCACGGCCGCCGCCGCCACCCCGGCCCCGGCCGGACCCGACGCCTCCTCGGCCGCTTGA
- a CDS encoding DNA-processing protein DprA: protein MVDVTTDRDMAERRALLALWAVPGLGPRALERLRAYTRGELARLVACPVREWVGGAPLPVPVRRRLLEVPELGALADRVLERCAAVGMGVAFQGEAAYPERLAGTEDAPPLLFYRGEVGPPRRRVAMVGSRHPDQGFLPFARTFARQVAEGGVGIVSGAAAGVDRACHWGAMDAGGETWAFLGSALDELDPAQAKLLPHFLARGGVYFSELPPGVRASTTTFPRRNRLIAGASDAVLVLRAGATSGSLYTAEAGRTQGRPVLALPGDVMNEGAAGCNALIRDGHARACLSVQEVWRAVGFHPQRVVPPAEGSSWREELSVEARGAYQVLDRVPRSFDEVLAGSRLSPAALTSALVELELSGLVIQHPGRLYEKV from the coding sequence ATGGTGGACGTCACGACGGACAGGGACATGGCGGAGCGGCGTGCGCTCCTGGCACTCTGGGCAGTCCCCGGGCTCGGCCCGAGGGCACTGGAGCGTCTGCGCGCCTATACCCGGGGTGAGCTCGCTCGCCTGGTCGCCTGCCCCGTGAGGGAGTGGGTGGGTGGCGCACCTCTGCCCGTCCCCGTGCGCCGCCGGCTGCTGGAGGTGCCCGAGCTGGGCGCCCTCGCGGACCGCGTCCTGGAGCGCTGCGCGGCCGTGGGCATGGGCGTGGCCTTCCAAGGGGAGGCTGCCTACCCCGAGCGCCTGGCCGGCACGGAAGACGCCCCTCCGCTGCTCTTCTACCGGGGTGAGGTGGGCCCCCCGCGCCGCCGGGTGGCCATGGTGGGCAGCCGGCACCCGGATCAGGGCTTCCTCCCCTTCGCGCGGACCTTCGCCCGGCAGGTGGCGGAGGGTGGGGTGGGCATCGTTTCCGGGGCCGCCGCCGGGGTGGACCGGGCCTGCCACTGGGGCGCGATGGACGCGGGCGGCGAGACGTGGGCGTTCCTCGGCTCGGCGCTGGACGAGCTGGACCCCGCCCAGGCGAAGCTGCTGCCGCACTTCCTGGCCCGGGGTGGGGTGTACTTCAGCGAGCTGCCGCCCGGTGTCCGGGCGAGCACGACGACCTTTCCCCGGCGCAACCGGCTCATCGCTGGTGCATCGGACGCGGTATTGGTCCTCCGAGCGGGGGCCACTTCGGGCAGCCTCTACACGGCGGAGGCGGGCCGTACACAGGGGCGGCCGGTCCTGGCCCTGCCCGGTGATGTGATGAACGAGGGGGCGGCTGGCTGCAACGCGCTCATCCGGGATGGTCATGCCCGGGCGTGCCTCTCCGTTCAGGAAGTCTGGCGGGCCGTGGGGTTCCATCCCCAGCGGGTGGTCCCGCCAGCGGAGGGCTCGTCGTGGCGCGAGGAGCTCTCGGTGGAAGCGAGGGGGGCCTACCAGGTGTTGGACAGGGTTCCCAGGTCATTTGATGAGGTGCTGGCCGGTAGCCGGCTCTCCCCCGCGGCGCTCACCAGCGCCCTGGTGGAGCTCGAGCTGTCGGGGCTCGTCATCCAGCATCCTGGAAGGCTGTACGAGAAGGTTTGA